The genomic DNA AAAGCCCATTTCCTCAATCCCTCTAAGGGTCTGCTCTGAAAGTTCAAGGCTGTCGAATTTAATACTTTTCATTATTGAATCCTGATTGGGTAAATGTTGCTAGGGATGTAAAAAAGAAACAGCATGCAGCGACCAGGTCGAGTCTTTAAAATGGTACTGCAAGCCGGAATGGTCCAGGGTGCGCTTTTTGGTTATGGCTAAAAAAAGTCCGGGGTGGTAAAAGAAAGTAACCTTGAGGATCATCCGTTGATGGCTTGAGAGATATACATCTTCAGGTCATCGGGCCCAAGTCCGGGAAGCATGATGGCTTCCTTGGGACAGGTGGCCTGGCAGACTCCGCATCCGTGACACTTGGCAGGATCAACCCAGGCAGTGGTTTTGCCGGGTCTCCGGCGGCTTTGGATTATTTTCAGAGCCTGGGTAGGGCAGACGTCCATGCAGAATCCGCAACCGTCGCATCGGTCCAGGTGGACGTGAACGATTAGTGGAAGCTCAGGAAAACTATTGTCATTGACAAAATTCATTTTTTTCCCTTGTTAAACAATGTGTATTTTAATACATAATCTCAAGACAAAACCTTGGCAAGCGATAAAATTACAAAAAACAATCCACAGTTTTTAAACTCAGAGGACAAGAACATGAATAGAAAAGAAGGAGAAAAGGTCCTGACCGAGATA from Desulfonatronovibrio hydrogenovorans DSM 9292 includes the following:
- a CDS encoding 4Fe-4S binding protein gives rise to the protein MNFVNDNSFPELPLIVHVHLDRCDGCGFCMDVCPTQALKIIQSRRRPGKTTAWVDPAKCHGCGVCQATCPKEAIMLPGLGPDDLKMYISQAING